In Lonchura striata isolate bLonStr1 chromosome 11, bLonStr1.mat, whole genome shotgun sequence, the following proteins share a genomic window:
- the SKIC8 gene encoding superkiller complex protein 8: MTTQYGILFKQEQAHDDAIWSVAWGKNKNDGSETVISGSLDDLVKVWKWNDEKLDLQWTLEGHQLGVVSVDISHTGAIAASSSLDAHIRLWDLETGKQIKSIDAGPVDAWSLAFSPDSQYLATGSHVGKVNIFGVETGKKEYSLDTRGKFILSIAYSPDGKYLASGAIDGIINIFDIATGKLLHTLEGHAMPIRSLTFSPDSQLLVTASDDGYIKIYDVQHANLAGTLSGHGSWVLNVAFCPDDTHFVSSSSDKSVKVWDAGTRTCVHTFFDHQDQVWGVKYNGSGSKIVSVGDDQEIHIYDCPV, encoded by the exons ATGACCACACAG tACGGTATTCTCTTCAAGCAAGAGCAAG CTCACGATGATGCCATTTGGTCAGTTGCCTggggcaaaaataaaaatgatggTTCTGAAACAGTGATTTCTGGCTCTTTGGATGATCTGGTAAAGGTCTGGAAGTG GAACGATGAAAAGTTGGATCTGCAGTGGACTCTGGAGGGTCACCAGCTGGGGGTGGTGTCTGTGGACATCAGCCACACGGGTGCCATTGCAGCTTCCAGCTCTCTGGATGCCCACATTCGCCTCTGGGACTTAGAGACTGGCAAGCAGATCAAGTCTATAGATGCTGGTCCTG ttGATGCTTGGTCCCTGGCTTTTTCACCTGATTCCCAGTACCTTGCAACAGGAAGTCATGTgggaaaagtaaatattttcgGTGTTgaaactggaaagaaagaatattCTCTGGACACCAGAGGAAAGTTCATCCTTAGCATTGCATAT AGTCCAGATGGAAAATACTTGGCCAGTGGAGCAATAGATGGCATTATCAATATTTTTGATATTGCAACTGGAAAACTTCTGCATACGCTAGAAG gcCACGCCATGCCCATCCGCTCGCTGACCTTCTCCCCTGACTCCCAGTTACTTGTCACCGCCTCCGATGATGGCTACATCAAGATCTACGACGT GCAACATGCAAACTTGGCTGGCACATTAAGTGGTCATGGATCCTGGGTTTTAAATGTAGCATTTTGTCCTGATGATACCCATTTTGTTTCCAG ttcatCTGATAAAAGTGTGAAGGTTTGGGATGCTGGAACGAGGACCTGTGTCCATACTTTTTTTGATCACCAAGATCAG GTTTGGGGAGTGAAATACAATGGAAGTGGGTCCAAAATTGTGTCTGTTGGTGATGACCAAGAAATTCATATTTATGACTGTCCAGTTTAA